AAGAGGGTATTTTTCTCACCGCGGGACATTGGGCCTAATTCTTTGACCTCTTTATACAAAGCCTCTTTTGCATTGGTGAGAACATTCGGCATCTTCTTATAAGCGACTTTGGTGAGCCAGAGCCAGATGATAAGGATCATTACAATGACGAACGGGACACCAAACTCCATCCAGGTAAAGAAGTCGATCGGGGTGCTCTCCGGGAAAATAAGCGCCATCTGTGCACTAAGAATCCCATTTGCCGGAGTTCCGATCAGAGTTCCAATACCCCCAACACCTGCCGCATAGGCAACGGCGAGAACAAGGCAGCCGGCAAATGCTTTGTGGGGTGGTTCCATCTCCGAAAATACTTTTGTCGGGAGGACCGTTGCGACAATCGCGATCGCGATCGGAATCATCATCATCGCGGTGGCGGTATTCGACATCCACATCGAAAGAAACGCTGTGGCGATCATAAATCCGAGGATGAGGCGCCTTGGACTTGTTCCCGTGATATTGATTATTTTTAATGCAATCCTTTTATGGAGTCCCCATCTCTGCATCGACATAGCAATGATAAAACCGCCGAGGAAGAGGAAAATAACCTTATCCGCATATGGGACTGCCGCTTCGGTGGGGGTGAGAATTCCCAGAAGAGGAAATGCAACCAATGGAATGAGGGCCGTTGCCTCAATTGGAATCGGCTGGGTAATCCAAAAAATGGCCATCATAACGGTCACTGCGGCCGCGAGGCGCGCTTCAACCGGTAAAACGGCAGGATCAATTGGGGCAAACAACAGAATAAGAAATGCTGCTAAACCCAGTATTAACCCATAACCTTTTTTCATAACTCATTTTATTTGGCAGGTGGCGTAATGAGCGTTACTATTTTTCATGCACGTTTTTTTCGTGATTTCCTGACGCGATGTTTAATCACCTTGCACATCTAATAATACACCACATTCTACCACCGGATTAATGCCGGATATTAAAGGGTTGTATATACAATGGCAGAGGAACATTCCCAGCACGAAATCGAAAAGGACGAAGCAAGAAAGCGATACGAGTTCAAAAAATCACTGGAACGACTGGAGGAGAAAGAGGGGTCGGGAACAGAACTGATCTCACTCTATATCCCTCCGGATAAGCAGATATACGATGTAACTGCCCAGCTTCGCGATGAATACGGTCAGTGCGCGAACATTAAAAGCAAACAGACACGTTCAAATGTTCAAAGCGCTCTCTCTTCAATTCTTGCACGCCTGAAATACTTCAAAACTCCGCCGGAAAACGGCATGGCGATTTTCTGCGGAGCGATCAACGTAGGTGGCGACAAAACTGATCTGGAGTCCATCATTGTCGAACCTCCGGAAAAGATCCAGACCTACAGTTACCGGTGCAGTTCTACCTTCGAACTTGACCCCCTCAAGGCGATGCTTGATGACAAATATGTATATGGACTCCTCGTCATCGACCGTCGTGAAGCTTACTGGGGCTTCCTTCGGGGCACACATATCGAGCCTATCAACGGAACAAACTCCACCGTTCCCGGAAAGCAAAGGAAAGGTGGTCAGTCCAGTGTCCGTTTCGAACGGCTCAGACTGATTGCAATTCATGATTTCTACAGCAAAGTCGGTGAACGCGCATCTGCGGCGTTCCTTGCCGAACCCAACTTCTTTGAAAAGTTCAAGGGAGTTTTGATCGGCGGTCCTATGCCCACGAAAGAAGAGTTCGCTTCCGGTGATTTCCTTCATCACGAAGTCAAGAAACGGATCATTGGTCTCTTTGATGCCTCCTACACCAATGAATTTGGTCTTCGCGAACTGGTGGACAATGCGCAGGACGCTCTTCGCGGCGTCGGCATCATGGATGAAAAAGCAGAGATGTCCCGATTCTTCAAAGAACTCATTAAAGAAAACGGGGCGGCTGCTTATGGAGAAGACAGTGTCCGTCTCAACCTGGAGGTGGGCGCAGTTGACACGCTCCTCCTCTCGGAAAAACTGAGAAAAGCACGGCTCACCATCAAATGTGGGAACTGTGACTACGAAGAAATCAAAACCATGCAGATTGAAGCAGGGAAAAAGTTCAAAGATCTGCCGTTCGGCCACTGTCCGAAGTGTCAGTCCTCACTCTTCCTTGCCAAGGAAGCTGATATCATCGATGAACTGACCGAGCTTGCCGATGCGTCAAACACCAGAGTAGAAATCATTTCGGAAGATTTCGAGGAAGGAGCCATGCTTTACTCCGCATTCGGCGGTATCGCAGCCGTCCTTCGATATCCAACGGGGATGTAATATGTATCGTGAATATATTGAGAAAACAATCGATCTGCTTCGAGAAGCAACAGGTCTAGATGATGTTATGATCACGGATGGGGGAGAGCATGCGGATCTTGCCTCCACCGTTTCGTTTGCGCTTGCAAAAACCCAGAGAAAGAATCCTGCCGTGATTGCCGGAGAACTCGTCGCCGTGCTTTCGGCAAAACCTGAGGCGAAAGGTATCGAGATCTCTGCGAAAGGACCTTACATCAACTTCGTCTTTGGTGGGGACTATGTCGCTGAATCCGTCCGTGCGGCACGCAGTGCTGACTACGGAACTCTCCCGGTGAGAAACGAAAAGGTCATCATCGAACACACCAGCGCAAATCCGAATGGACCTCTGCACGTGGGTCACATCAGAAATACTGTGATCGGCGACACGCTCGTTCGTGCATTCCGGAAAGCCGGTTACCCGGTCGAGGCACAATATTATTTGAACGACATGGGTCGTCAGATCGCGATCGTTGCTTGGGGCGTTCAAAATCTTCATTACGATCGGATCCCCGGAGAAAAGGGTGACGAGTATATCGTTCGCCATTACGTCGAGGCAAACAAAATCGCGAAGGCAAAACCCGAGATTGAGCCCGAGTTCGATCTGCTGATGGAAAAAATCGAAGCCGGTGATCCCGAAACCGTGAAACTTTTCCACGACTCAGTCGACATCTGCGCAGATGGCATCAAGGAAACCTTGTCTTCGATGAACGTAGTCCATGATAAGTTCGTGCGTGAGACAACCTTCCTTTGGAACGGCTCAATGCAGGACGTTCTCAACAGAATTGAAAAACTTCCAACCGTCCATCACGAGGGACAGATGATGTACCTCGATCTTTCCGAAGAAGGGTTTGGGAACAAATACGTTCTTCGGCGAAGTAACGGGACCTCGGTGTATGCGGCGCGCGACCTTGCGTTCCATCTCTGGAAAAATGCTCAGTGCGACAGAAGCATCGATGTTCTCGGCGCCGACCACAAACTGATCGGAGCTCAGCTTCAGACAACGCTAAGACTTATCGGCGAGCGCCCGCCGGAGATTGTTCACTTCGAGTTCGTCTCTCTTCCGGAAGGTTCCATGACGACCAGAGGTGGCGTTTTCATCACGGCCGATGAGTTGATCGCCGAAACGAAGAAGCGTGCGATGGAAGAAGTCACCGTCCGCCGGCCGGAACTTGGCGAAGAAGAACGGAAAAAAATCGCCAATGCCGTGGCCGTTGGTGCGGTCCGTTATGATATCGTGAAGGTTTCTGCAGAGAAATCAACCGTCTTCGACTGGAAGGAAGCTTTGGATTTCGAACGTCAGAGCGCCCCGTATATCCAGTATGCCCATGCCCGGGCCTGCTCGATCCTGGAAAAAGCGAATGCCGAAGGTGGGTTTGAAGAATGTTATACGTATGCCGATCCCTATGAACTCGCTCTGGCAAAACACATCACCCGGTTCCCGTATGTGCTGGAAAAAGTCGTGTCCGAACTTCGCCCGCATCTTCTTGCAACCTACGTTCGTGACCTCGCGGATCTTTTCAACTCCTTCTACCGGTTCGCCCCGGTTCTGAATGCGGAAGGAAACATTCGCGATGCACGGCTCACTCTCGTGGATGCCTGCAGGAATACCCTCTTTCAGGCTCTCGGCGTCCTCGGAATCGAGGCTCTGGAAAGTATGTAATATCAGGTATTCAGCCTGATTTTTATCTTTTTTATCCCAATAGAATCTATTATATCCTCACCCGTTTTAGTATCATTCATGTCAAAAACGAAAGCGGATGATGCGGTAAAACTTCTTGAACAGCTGGCTCAGGTCGTAAAAGAGGGTGATAACGATGTCAGAGAGGTAAGGATCGCCAAACTTTCCGACGCGGTCTCCGGAGTCGGGTCATTCAATGTTCCGGAAAAACGGGAAGCAGAAGCTTTAATCAAAATTCGTGACTGGCCGAAGCTGAAAAAATATCTGGAAGAGATTTAAATCTCTTCTGCAAGTTCCAGAACTCTTCTCACCTTTTTATCGGTGATCTCTTTTTTTGTGACGAGAAGGAGACTGCCGAGCTTTTTCGTTTGATGTTCTATGCCGCAGAGTGAACAATCCTCTCCGTTTTGGACGGAGGCCAGATGACATGATCCACTTTTCAGAAGCATAAGAGCCGATATCCCGCTTGCCGGCCCTACTCTAATCCGGATATGTTCTTTCATGCAGCGTTCCGTGAGACGTTCCAGTGATCCGTCATCCACACCGCAGATGAGAACCGTCTGGTCCAGTTCTTCTTCTTCGACCATCAGCAAAGCGTCAACAACTTCTCCCGTTTCATATCCTTCGACACCGAGGGGGATATGTACAATACAGTTACTTCTAACACCCGTCATTTGGACGCTTGCTCCTCTGGAAAGGGGAATCGCGGTGTAATGATCGTCGACTCGTGCGGCTGCATAGAGGCCAAACTCATCAATACCTCCGTCGGACGCGATAGGTGAACCAAGGACGATCGGAATCGTTTTTTGTTCAGGTCCGTTCCATCCCCAATGTTCGATCAGTGCCGAAACGAGTACTCTTAGTATTGTCTGGGCTGCCAGTGGATAGCCCGGAAGACCAAAGATGGGTTTTTTATTGATTATCCCAACCATTGCTGGTTTTCCTGGTTTAATGGCGATTCCGTGGAACAGTAGTTCTCCGTTCTCAGCAATAACGGAAGCTGTGAAATCTTTTGTTCCGGCTGAAGAACCTGCAGAAATGATGACGATGTCGCATTCATCTGCGGCTTTTTCCAAAGCTCCGTGAATCAGTACCTTGTTGTCCGTTACTGGGGGATATCTGACAACATCGGCGCCAAACTGCCGCAGATAAGCTTCAGCCATTATGGTGTTGCTTTCAACAACCTGGCCCGGGGCCGGTCGTGTGCCCGGCGTGATCAGTTCTGTTCCTGTGGGGATGATACCGATTAAAATCCGTTTTACTTTGACCGATGTGAATCCGTATGCAGCGATTGCTCCGATGTTGAACGGGAGAATTTTTGTGCC
The sequence above is a segment of the uncultured Methanocorpusculum sp. genome. Coding sequences within it:
- a CDS encoding SLC13 family permease, with product MKKGYGLILGLAAFLILLFAPIDPAVLPVEARLAAAVTVMMAIFWITQPIPIEATALIPLVAFPLLGILTPTEAAVPYADKVIFLFLGGFIIAMSMQRWGLHKRIALKIINITGTSPRRLILGFMIATAFLSMWMSNTATAMMMIPIAIAIVATVLPTKVFSEMEPPHKAFAGCLVLAVAYAAGVGGIGTLIGTPANGILSAQMALIFPESTPIDFFTWMEFGVPFVIVMILIIWLWLTKVAYKKMPNVLTNAKEALYKEVKELGPMSRGEKNTLFVFILTAFCWIFAKSKDFGAFTLPGLDVLIPSINDSTIAIFGALLLFFLPISWKKQEYTMNWQWAVRIPWGILLLFGGGMCLFAAFIKSGLAQTIVGYLEVLNGVPVLLIVLAIAILVTFLTELTSNTAIASVMMPILAVTAISLSMNPLVLMMTAAVCSSLAFMLPVATPPNAIAFGTEYVEMKDMVTAGWFLNLIGIAVFTIFVFTIVLWAFGITLDLPSWALASTVNI
- the prf1 gene encoding peptide chain release factor aRF-1, yielding MAEEHSQHEIEKDEARKRYEFKKSLERLEEKEGSGTELISLYIPPDKQIYDVTAQLRDEYGQCANIKSKQTRSNVQSALSSILARLKYFKTPPENGMAIFCGAINVGGDKTDLESIIVEPPEKIQTYSYRCSSTFELDPLKAMLDDKYVYGLLVIDRREAYWGFLRGTHIEPINGTNSTVPGKQRKGGQSSVRFERLRLIAIHDFYSKVGERASAAFLAEPNFFEKFKGVLIGGPMPTKEEFASGDFLHHEVKKRIIGLFDASYTNEFGLRELVDNAQDALRGVGIMDEKAEMSRFFKELIKENGAAAYGEDSVRLNLEVGAVDTLLLSEKLRKARLTIKCGNCDYEEIKTMQIEAGKKFKDLPFGHCPKCQSSLFLAKEADIIDELTELADASNTRVEIISEDFEEGAMLYSAFGGIAAVLRYPTGM
- the argS gene encoding arginine--tRNA ligase — protein: MYREYIEKTIDLLREATGLDDVMITDGGEHADLASTVSFALAKTQRKNPAVIAGELVAVLSAKPEAKGIEISAKGPYINFVFGGDYVAESVRAARSADYGTLPVRNEKVIIEHTSANPNGPLHVGHIRNTVIGDTLVRAFRKAGYPVEAQYYLNDMGRQIAIVAWGVQNLHYDRIPGEKGDEYIVRHYVEANKIAKAKPEIEPEFDLLMEKIEAGDPETVKLFHDSVDICADGIKETLSSMNVVHDKFVRETTFLWNGSMQDVLNRIEKLPTVHHEGQMMYLDLSEEGFGNKYVLRRSNGTSVYAARDLAFHLWKNAQCDRSIDVLGADHKLIGAQLQTTLRLIGERPPEIVHFEFVSLPEGSMTTRGGVFITADELIAETKKRAMEEVTVRRPELGEEERKKIANAVAVGAVRYDIVKVSAEKSTVFDWKEALDFERQSAPYIQYAHARACSILEKANAEGGFEECYTYADPYELALAKHITRFPYVLEKVVSELRPHLLATYVRDLADLFNSFYRFAPVLNAEGNIRDARLTLVDACRNTLFQALGVLGIEALESM
- a CDS encoding molybdopterin-binding protein; this encodes MVKRYLDQITLEKAVEIIKTIPPVIGSRHLPLIDACGHILAESLHAKYSVPEVPTSAMDGFAIRSQETSSAGDQNPVTLTDFERVNTGNVIAKGFDAVIKVEDAWFDEQNLKQIVIRKSINPGTNIRPPGEDIKKDQLILPSGTKILPFNIGAIAAYGFTSVKVKRILIGIIPTGTELITPGTRPAPGQVVESNTIMAEAYLRQFGADVVRYPPVTDNKVLIHGALEKAADECDIVIISAGSSAGTKDFTASVIAENGELLFHGIAIKPGKPAMVGIINKKPIFGLPGYPLAAQTILRVLVSALIEHWGWNGPEQKTIPIVLGSPIASDGGIDEFGLYAAARVDDHYTAIPLSRGASVQMTGVRSNCIVHIPLGVEGYETGEVVDALLMVEEEELDQTVLICGVDDGSLERLTERCMKEHIRIRVGPASGISALMLLKSGSCHLASVQNGEDCSLCGIEHQTKKLGSLLLVTKKEITDKKVRRVLELAEEI